In Helianthus annuus cultivar XRQ/B chromosome 9, HanXRQr2.0-SUNRISE, whole genome shotgun sequence, the following are encoded in one genomic region:
- the LOC110875394 gene encoding uncharacterized protein LOC110875394: MDYESAGKARKLSLGELEELRDEAYESALAYKDKTKKVHDAKLRLQKFEVGQKVWLFNSRLKLFPGKLKSKWMGPYLITRIGNYGDIEIEDFDDHLRQVVSGHRLKPYLEANDINGPDKQSECFKLSTLIYDAE, from the coding sequence ATGGATTATGAAAGTGCAGGTAAAGCAAGGAAATTGTCGTTGGGAGAGCTTGAAGAATTAAGGGATGAAGCGTATGAGAGTGCATTGGCATATAAGGACAAGACGAAGAAAGTGCACGATGCAAAGTTAAGGCTACAGAAGTTTGAGGTAGGACAGAAGGTATGGTTATTCAATTCTAGACTGAAACTGTTTCCAGGTAAGCtgaaaagcaaatggatgggtccgtatTTGATCACGCGGATCGGAAACTATGGAGACATAGAAATTGAAGACTTTGATGACCATTTGAGGCAAGTTGTGAGTGGGCATAGGCTGAAACCGTATTTGGAAGCTAATGATATCAACGGACCGGATAAACAGTCGGAGTGCTTCAAGTTGAGCACTTTGATCTATGATGCGGAGTAA